From a region of the Streptacidiphilus albus JL83 genome:
- a CDS encoding sugar phosphate isomerase/epimerase family protein has protein sequence MNMFGFSVVDLPAPPLERLLELAQETGYRGLELRSGPGETVHLGLDRAERQQIAVAFDRAGVSLLGLVTSLDVTAPGEDGQLLAELRRHIWLAADVGARYLRVLPCGADTGGSGSGVRAERRLRAVASLAATCGVRILLQTQDAQDSVGRVAGLLDRIGAAGVGAYWDVQGTPEPGGDLPRAYARLASHLGFIQVHDVRELAPAGEGTVPDGAPGRTPDDAAGPPELRTALRTAVDNGYDGWFVWKYDARRPPQPDGFAPALAAGRDWLERTTCASRSGRARRRAEVGADTRH, from the coding sequence ATGAACATGTTCGGATTCTCCGTCGTAGACCTACCCGCCCCACCGCTCGAAAGACTGCTCGAACTCGCCCAGGAGACCGGCTATCGCGGCCTGGAGCTGCGCTCCGGTCCCGGCGAGACGGTCCACCTCGGCCTCGACCGGGCCGAGCGCCAGCAGATCGCCGTCGCCTTCGACCGGGCCGGGGTCTCCCTGCTCGGGCTGGTCACCTCGCTCGACGTCACCGCCCCCGGCGAGGACGGACAGCTGCTCGCCGAACTGCGCCGCCACATCTGGCTGGCCGCCGATGTCGGCGCCCGCTACCTCCGGGTTCTGCCGTGCGGCGCAGACACCGGTGGCAGCGGGTCCGGCGTCCGGGCCGAGCGCAGGCTCCGGGCCGTCGCCAGCCTGGCCGCGACCTGCGGGGTGCGGATCCTGCTGCAGACCCAGGACGCGCAGGACTCGGTGGGCCGGGTGGCCGGCCTGCTCGACCGGATCGGCGCGGCCGGGGTCGGTGCCTACTGGGACGTCCAGGGCACCCCGGAGCCGGGCGGGGACCTCCCCCGCGCCTATGCCCGGCTCGCCTCCCACCTGGGCTTCATCCAGGTCCACGACGTCCGGGAGCTCGCACCCGCCGGGGAGGGCACCGTCCCTGACGGCGCGCCGGGCCGGACGCCGGACGACGCGGCCGGACCGCCGGAGCTGCGGACGGCGCTGCGGACCGCCGTCGACAACGGCTACGACGGCTGGTTCGTCTGGAAGTACGACGCCCGCCGCCCGCCGCAGCCGGACGGCTTCGCCCCGGCCCTCGCCGCCGGACGCGACTGGCTGGAGCGCACCACCTGCGCCTCGCGCTCGGGCCGAGCCCGACGACGGGCCGAGGTCGGCGCGGACACCCGCCACTGA
- a CDS encoding APC family permease: MSTPSGAPRVPEDAYPTATGSGVGEKGLKSNALGLFSSIAIGIASTAPAYSLAATLGVIVAGVGLQAPIVTILAFVPMLLIAYAYKELNQVDPDCGTTFTWAARAFGPRTGWMGGWGIIVADVIVMANLAQIAGAYGFQLFGFSSLSSSTLWTTVAGVVWIIVMTAICYVGIEVSAALQRWLLCIEVLMLVLFSVSALVKTYSSNAPAGSIHIAASWFNPFDVPSVSALTSGILAAVFIYWGWDTAVSVNEETADRERTPGRAAVISTVLLLLIYALVSTSALAFAGAGTKGIGLANPANVGDVLSGLGNAVFGSHGLGWFLAKLLIFMVLTSSAASTQTTILPTARTSFSMAVHKAIPAKFGTVHRRFLTPTYSTVAMGLVSIAFYVLLVEISANVLTDSIASVGLGIAFYYGLTGFSCIWYFRKVLTRSARDMIFKGILPGLGGLLLLFFFCYAAFYVYAKPSYGVTSIDLPIFGNTGGVTVIGIGSLLLGVVLMLIQWAVQGSWFRNPDVPVSAASPDAPAVAAGPSVP, encoded by the coding sequence ATGAGCACTCCGTCCGGCGCACCCCGCGTCCCCGAGGACGCCTATCCGACCGCCACCGGCTCAGGTGTCGGCGAGAAGGGTCTGAAGAGCAACGCGCTCGGCCTCTTCTCGTCCATCGCCATTGGAATCGCCTCCACCGCGCCCGCCTACAGCCTGGCGGCGACCCTCGGCGTGATCGTCGCGGGCGTCGGGCTCCAGGCGCCGATCGTCACCATCCTGGCCTTCGTCCCGATGCTGCTGATCGCCTACGCCTACAAGGAGCTCAACCAGGTCGACCCGGACTGCGGCACCACCTTCACCTGGGCGGCCAGGGCCTTCGGGCCGCGCACCGGCTGGATGGGCGGCTGGGGCATCATCGTCGCCGACGTCATCGTGATGGCCAACCTGGCGCAGATCGCCGGCGCCTACGGCTTCCAGCTGTTCGGCTTCTCCAGCCTGTCCAGCAGCACGCTCTGGACCACGGTCGCCGGGGTCGTCTGGATCATCGTGATGACCGCGATCTGCTACGTCGGCATCGAGGTCTCCGCCGCGCTCCAGCGCTGGCTGCTCTGCATCGAGGTGCTGATGCTGGTGCTGTTCTCCGTCTCGGCGCTGGTGAAGACCTACTCCAGCAATGCGCCGGCCGGATCGATCCACATCGCCGCCTCCTGGTTCAACCCCTTCGACGTCCCCAGCGTCAGCGCGCTGACCTCGGGCATCCTGGCCGCCGTCTTCATCTACTGGGGCTGGGACACGGCCGTCTCGGTCAACGAGGAGACCGCCGACCGCGAGCGCACCCCGGGTCGGGCCGCCGTCATCTCCACCGTGCTGCTGCTGCTCATCTACGCCTTGGTCTCGACCTCGGCGCTGGCCTTCGCGGGGGCCGGCACCAAGGGCATCGGCCTGGCCAACCCCGCCAACGTCGGTGACGTGCTGTCGGGCCTCGGCAACGCGGTCTTCGGCAGCCACGGGCTCGGCTGGTTCCTCGCCAAGCTGCTGATCTTCATGGTGCTGACCTCCTCGGCGGCCTCCACCCAGACCACGATCCTGCCGACGGCGCGGACCAGCTTCTCGATGGCGGTGCACAAGGCCATCCCGGCGAAGTTCGGAACCGTGCACCGCCGCTTCCTCACCCCGACCTACTCGACCGTGGCCATGGGCCTGGTCTCGATCGCCTTCTACGTCCTGCTGGTGGAGATCAGCGCCAATGTGCTCACCGACTCCATCGCCTCGGTCGGCCTCGGCATCGCCTTCTACTACGGGCTGACCGGCTTCTCCTGCATCTGGTACTTCCGCAAGGTGCTCACCCGCAGCGCCCGGGACATGATCTTCAAGGGGATCCTGCCCGGCCTCGGCGGCCTGCTGCTGCTGTTCTTCTTCTGCTACGCGGCCTTCTACGTCTATGCCAAGCCCTCGTACGGCGTGACCTCGATCGACCTGCCGATCTTCGGCAACACCGGCGGCGTCACCGTCATCGGCATCGGCTCGCTGCTGCTGGGCGTGGTGCTGATGCTGATCCAGTGGGCGGTCCAGGGATCCTGGTTCCGCAACCCGGACGTCCCGGTCAGCGCGGCGAGCCCGGACGCCCCGGCCGTCGCGGCGGGGCCGTCCGTCCCGTAG
- a CDS encoding DUF779 domain-containing protein, with translation MSTVDEVARVAVTEAAADLLRTLYAANGPLMFHQSGGCCDGSSPMCYVDGEFRTGASDVRLAALRIDGVPEPVGFWMSKDQFARWRHTHLTVDVVPGRGGGFSLEAPEGMRFLIRSRLLTGAETAVLEQIPLLDGSTTSG, from the coding sequence ATGAGCACCGTCGACGAGGTGGCGCGAGTCGCCGTGACCGAGGCCGCGGCGGACCTGCTGCGCACCCTCTACGCGGCCAACGGGCCGCTGATGTTCCACCAGTCCGGCGGCTGCTGCGACGGCAGCTCGCCGATGTGCTATGTCGACGGCGAGTTCCGCACCGGCGCCTCGGACGTGCGGCTGGCCGCGCTGCGGATCGACGGGGTGCCGGAGCCGGTGGGCTTCTGGATGTCCAAGGACCAGTTCGCCCGCTGGCGGCACACCCATCTGACGGTGGACGTGGTCCCGGGGCGCGGCGGCGGCTTCTCGCTGGAGGCGCCGGAGGGGATGCGGTTCCTGATCCGCTCCCGGCTGCTGACCGGGGCCGAGACGGCCGTGCTGGAGCAGATCCCGCTCCTGGACGGCAGCACCACCTCCGGCTGA
- the exaC gene encoding acetaldehyde dehydrogenase ExaC — MARYASPGEPGAKMSFLPRYDHWIGGEFVAPAQGRYFDNPTPVTGQTFCQVARGTAEDIEKALDAAHAAAPAWGRTSAAERGTILNRIADRMEANLEALAVAETWENGKPIRESLAADIPLAIDHFRYFAGAIRAQEGSLSELDDDTVAYHFHEPLGVVAQIIPWNFPILMATWKLAPALAAGNAVVIKPAEQTPASIHFLMSLIADLLPPGVVNIVNGFGVEAGKPLASSPRVAKVAFTGETTTGRLIMQYASENIKPVTLELGGKSPNLFFDDVSSADDDFLDKALEGFTMFALNQGEVCTCPSRALIQEGHYGEFLEAGIERTRQIVQGHPLDTTTMIGAQCSNDQLEKILSYLDIGQQEGAKILIGGERAQLSGELAGGYYVQPTIFEGNNSMRIFQEEIFGPVVSVAPFATYDDAIRIANDTLYGLGAGVWTRDATTAYRAGRAIQAGRVWTNCYHAYPAHAAFGGYKGSGIGRENHKMMLDHYQQTKNLLVSYSAKKLGFY; from the coding sequence ATGGCCCGCTACGCAAGCCCGGGCGAGCCCGGCGCGAAGATGAGCTTCCTGCCGCGCTACGACCACTGGATCGGCGGCGAGTTCGTCGCACCCGCCCAGGGACGCTACTTCGACAACCCGACGCCGGTCACCGGGCAGACGTTCTGCCAGGTCGCCCGGGGCACGGCCGAGGACATCGAGAAGGCGCTCGACGCGGCCCACGCCGCGGCACCGGCCTGGGGCCGGACCTCGGCGGCCGAGCGCGGGACCATCCTGAACCGGATCGCGGACCGGATGGAGGCCAACCTGGAGGCCCTCGCGGTCGCCGAGACCTGGGAGAACGGCAAGCCGATCCGGGAGTCCCTGGCCGCCGACATCCCGCTGGCGATCGACCACTTCCGCTACTTCGCCGGGGCGATCCGGGCCCAGGAGGGTTCGCTCTCCGAGCTCGACGACGACACCGTGGCGTACCACTTCCACGAGCCGCTGGGCGTGGTCGCGCAGATCATCCCGTGGAACTTCCCGATCCTGATGGCGACCTGGAAGCTGGCGCCGGCGCTGGCCGCCGGCAACGCCGTGGTGATCAAGCCGGCCGAGCAGACCCCGGCCTCGATCCACTTCCTGATGAGCCTGATCGCGGACCTGCTGCCGCCGGGCGTCGTCAACATCGTCAACGGCTTCGGCGTCGAGGCCGGCAAGCCGCTGGCCTCCAGCCCCCGGGTCGCCAAGGTCGCCTTCACCGGCGAGACCACCACCGGGCGGCTGATCATGCAGTACGCCTCGGAGAACATCAAGCCGGTGACCCTGGAGCTCGGCGGCAAGAGCCCGAACCTGTTCTTCGACGACGTCAGCTCCGCCGACGACGACTTCCTCGACAAGGCGCTGGAGGGCTTCACCATGTTCGCCCTCAACCAGGGCGAGGTCTGCACCTGCCCCTCCCGGGCGCTGATCCAGGAGGGCCACTACGGCGAGTTCCTGGAGGCGGGGATCGAGCGGACCCGGCAGATCGTCCAGGGCCACCCGCTGGACACCACCACGATGATCGGCGCCCAGTGCTCCAACGACCAGTTGGAGAAGATCCTCTCCTACCTGGACATCGGCCAGCAGGAGGGCGCGAAGATCCTCATCGGCGGCGAGCGGGCGCAGCTCTCCGGCGAGCTCGCGGGCGGCTACTACGTCCAGCCGACGATCTTCGAGGGCAACAACTCGATGCGGATCTTCCAGGAGGAGATCTTCGGCCCGGTGGTCTCGGTGGCGCCCTTCGCCACCTACGACGACGCGATCCGGATCGCCAACGACACCCTCTACGGCCTCGGCGCGGGGGTGTGGACCCGTGACGCCACCACCGCCTACCGCGCCGGGCGCGCGATCCAGGCCGGCCGGGTGTGGACCAACTGCTACCACGCCTATCCGGCGCACGCCGCCTTCGGCGGCTACAAGGGTTCCGGCATCGGCCGGGAGAACCACAAGATGATGCTCGACCACTACCAGCAGACCAAGAACCTGCTGGTCAGCTACTCGGCCAAGAAGCTCGGCTTCTACTGA
- a CDS encoding helix-turn-helix domain-containing protein, protein MGNGWLAEVGADPRQRAREIAHAHAAFVATRELPAAEAGLREVVARSWQRSSDARVDVDRHPPVTLSGVELGAYRAGHPLTRVIDVLRQLVGSAAEDGEHLMAVADADGRLLWVEGNREARSRAARINFVEGALWDEAHAGTNAPGTALALDHEVQIFASEHFRHPVQAWTCAAAPIHDPVSGRILGVIDVTGGNIVANPHSLALVRAAARAAEAELWLPRPRTPGDSAVRVQALGRSEGLLRLDGQRIQLSRRHTELLVMLMVHQQGLAGEELAELLYADGTCPTTLRAELTRLRRIVGDLLASRPYRLTAPVGGDFLEVAAALRGGGLAAAVSGYRGPLLPGSEAPGVCVQREWLDTQLRAAVLSCPDPAPVRAWAEHGGFHDLQVWEWLAGIAPRHSPDRAVASARARQLREDYGLPDPGR, encoded by the coding sequence ATGGGCAACGGCTGGCTGGCGGAGGTCGGCGCGGACCCGCGGCAGCGGGCGCGCGAGATCGCCCACGCCCACGCGGCCTTCGTGGCCACCCGGGAACTGCCCGCCGCGGAAGCGGGCCTGCGCGAGGTGGTGGCCAGGTCCTGGCAGCGCTCCTCGGACGCCCGGGTGGACGTGGACCGTCATCCGCCGGTCACCCTCAGCGGGGTGGAGCTCGGCGCCTACCGGGCCGGCCACCCGCTGACCAGGGTCATCGACGTGCTGCGGCAGTTGGTGGGGTCGGCGGCCGAGGACGGCGAGCACCTGATGGCGGTGGCCGACGCCGACGGCCGGCTGCTGTGGGTGGAGGGCAACCGGGAGGCCCGCTCCCGGGCGGCGCGGATCAACTTCGTCGAGGGGGCGCTCTGGGACGAGGCCCACGCCGGGACCAACGCCCCCGGCACGGCCCTGGCGCTCGACCACGAGGTGCAGATCTTCGCGTCCGAGCACTTCCGGCACCCGGTGCAGGCGTGGACCTGTGCCGCCGCGCCGATCCACGACCCGGTCAGCGGGCGGATCCTCGGCGTCATCGACGTCACCGGCGGGAACATCGTCGCCAATCCGCACAGCCTGGCACTGGTCAGGGCGGCGGCCAGGGCCGCCGAGGCGGAGCTGTGGCTGCCCCGGCCGCGCACCCCCGGCGACAGTGCGGTGCGGGTCCAGGCACTCGGCCGGAGCGAGGGACTGCTGCGGCTGGACGGGCAGCGGATCCAGCTGAGCCGACGCCACACCGAGCTGCTGGTGATGCTGATGGTCCATCAGCAGGGGCTGGCCGGCGAGGAGCTGGCGGAGCTGCTGTATGCGGACGGGACCTGTCCGACCACGCTGCGGGCCGAACTCACCCGGCTCCGGCGGATCGTGGGCGACCTGCTGGCCTCCCGCCCCTACCGGCTGACCGCCCCGGTCGGCGGCGACTTCCTGGAGGTCGCGGCGGCGCTGCGCGGCGGCGGGCTGGCCGCCGCCGTCTCCGGTTATCGGGGGCCGCTGCTGCCCGGCTCGGAGGCGCCGGGGGTGTGCGTCCAGCGGGAGTGGCTGGACACCCAGTTGCGCGCGGCCGTGCTCAGCTGCCCCGACCCGGCCCCGGTGCGGGCCTGGGCGGAGCACGGCGGCTTCCACGACCTCCAGGTGTGGGAGTGGCTGGCCGGCATCGCGCCCCGGCACTCGCCGGACCGGGCGGTCGCCTCGGCCCGCGCCCGCCAGCTCCGCGAGGACTACGGCCTGCCGGACCCCGGCCGGTAG
- a CDS encoding helix-turn-helix domain-containing protein — translation MALPPAEGVGARIAAARRSRRLTQQELSAHAAVSVSMLKKVESGQRTPSDDVLDAISRALDVDSARLLGTVVHTGSRIHAAIPAIRLAIDAYDVPSDGPVRSLRSQRRAVAELEGWRLGSQYTSITEKAPELLAELARALHARSGPERLETAALLAAAYRSADAVAYKSGYTDLSARLVDLVRSTARLAEDPLLDAMAAYVRTEVFFLHRSEAGLQVGLRALEQAVDAAPAPVDPVSRAALGALHMRAAVVAGRLADSDGARQHMTEARRMAEAVREGVYLGTAFGPDSYRVHEIAVAVELREGARAVRTAGEWRPPADLPAERRSHFHIDLARAQLWQGMTGEAFDSLQTARRIAPQHVREHPQVRETLRSLVRADRRGRQELLSYAEWAKAI, via the coding sequence ATGGCATTACCGCCCGCCGAGGGCGTAGGGGCGCGCATCGCCGCCGCGCGCCGCAGCCGTCGGCTCACCCAGCAGGAGCTCTCGGCGCACGCCGCCGTCTCGGTCAGCATGCTGAAGAAGGTCGAGAGCGGGCAGCGGACCCCAAGCGACGACGTCCTGGACGCCATCTCCCGGGCGCTGGACGTCGATTCCGCCCGGCTGCTGGGCACGGTCGTCCACACCGGCAGCCGGATCCACGCGGCCATCCCGGCGATCCGGCTCGCCATCGACGCCTACGACGTGCCCAGCGACGGCCCGGTCCGGAGCCTGCGGTCGCAGCGCCGGGCGGTCGCCGAGCTGGAGGGCTGGCGGCTCGGCTCGCAGTACACCAGCATCACCGAGAAGGCCCCCGAACTGCTGGCGGAGCTGGCGCGGGCGCTGCACGCGCGCAGCGGCCCGGAGCGGCTGGAGACGGCGGCGCTGCTCGCGGCGGCCTACCGGTCCGCCGACGCGGTGGCGTACAAGTCCGGCTACACCGACCTGTCCGCCCGGCTGGTGGACCTGGTCCGCAGCACGGCGCGGCTGGCGGAGGACCCGCTGCTGGACGCCATGGCCGCCTACGTCCGGACCGAGGTCTTCTTCCTGCACCGCAGCGAGGCCGGACTGCAGGTCGGGCTGCGGGCGCTGGAGCAGGCCGTGGACGCGGCCCCGGCCCCGGTCGACCCGGTCTCCCGGGCGGCCCTCGGGGCGCTGCACATGCGGGCGGCGGTGGTGGCCGGCCGGCTGGCCGACTCCGACGGCGCCCGGCAGCACATGACCGAGGCCCGGCGAATGGCCGAGGCCGTGCGCGAGGGCGTGTACCTGGGCACCGCCTTCGGCCCGGACTCGTACCGGGTGCACGAGATCGCGGTCGCGGTCGAACTGCGGGAGGGCGCCCGGGCGGTGCGGACGGCGGGGGAGTGGCGCCCGCCGGCCGACCTGCCGGCCGAACGCCGGTCGCACTTCCACATCGACCTGGCGCGGGCCCAGTTGTGGCAGGGGATGACCGGCGAGGCCTTCGACTCGCTGCAGACGGCCCGGCGGATCGCCCCGCAGCACGTCCGCGAGCACCCGCAGGTCCGGGAGACGCTGCGGTCGCTGGTCAGGGCGGACCGGCGCGGCCGACAGGAGCTGCTCAGCTACGCCGAGTGGGCGAAAGCGATCTGA
- a CDS encoding HAD family hydrolase, which translates to MISAVVFDVGETLTYDRRFWGGWADWLDVPHHTLSALVGAVVAQGRDNAEALRLIRPGIDVRAEYEARERAGRGEQIADEDLYPDVRRALAGLRELGLWVGVAGNQTVRVAELLRKLELPADAVATSGEWGVAKPQREFYEQVAAWAGRPPSEILYVGDHPQNDIIPARAAGLRTAHLRRGPWGYLYADTGQAAQADWRIDSLDELPILLAPA; encoded by the coding sequence ATGATCTCCGCTGTGGTGTTCGATGTGGGGGAGACCCTCACCTACGACCGGCGTTTCTGGGGCGGTTGGGCCGACTGGCTCGACGTCCCGCACCACACCCTGTCCGCGCTGGTCGGGGCGGTCGTCGCGCAGGGCCGCGACAATGCGGAGGCGCTGCGGCTGATCCGCCCCGGCATCGACGTCCGGGCCGAGTACGAGGCCCGGGAGCGGGCCGGGCGCGGGGAGCAGATCGCCGACGAGGACCTCTACCCGGACGTCCGGCGCGCCCTGGCCGGCCTGCGCGAGCTGGGCCTGTGGGTCGGGGTGGCCGGCAACCAGACCGTCCGGGTCGCCGAACTGCTGCGGAAGCTGGAGCTCCCGGCGGACGCCGTGGCCACCTCGGGCGAGTGGGGCGTGGCCAAGCCGCAGCGGGAGTTCTACGAGCAGGTCGCGGCCTGGGCGGGCCGGCCGCCGTCCGAGATCCTCTACGTGGGCGACCATCCGCAGAACGACATCATCCCCGCCCGCGCCGCCGGGCTGCGGACGGCCCATCTGCGGCGCGGCCCCTGGGGCTACCTCTACGCCGACACCGGGCAGGCCGCCCAGGCCGACTGGCGGATCGACTCGCTCGACGAACTGCCCATCCTCCTCGCCCCGGCCTGA
- a CDS encoding serine hydrolase domain-containing protein, which translates to MAPPSAAEDLFPSTSRALLHRLAVGQAEGRTPSMVGAVVRDGRTVWTGARSMIDGHAPDEDVQYRIGSITKTFVAVLVLRLRDEGALELTDPLERHLPGTGKTVGRLTVGQLLSHTSGLAAETPPPWWERTPGSLRPGLADILGEPPVRHPAGTRFHYSNSGFALLGALVEQVRGEPWSTVLKREVLAPLGLTRTTTAPEAPHAGGFAVHPWADVMTAEPLEETGLMAPAGQLWSTAADLARWAAFLTAGDEKVLRPATVAEMRRPLAPPEHGDSTEGYGLGLQLRSQDGRLLFGHGGSMPGFLAGLWISAADGLAAVVLTNTTSGAAPASVAADLIRIVAEREPGFPQPWRPLPETEADPELLALTGPWYWGPSAMVLRILPGRELALEAVGATDGGMRFHPESDGTWTGLNGYYAGETLRVLRDPDGGVSHLDIGSFVLTRVPYAPAAPVPGALDPRGWHAG; encoded by the coding sequence ATGGCACCCCCCTCCGCAGCCGAGGACCTGTTCCCCTCCACCAGCCGGGCCCTGCTGCACCGGCTGGCCGTCGGCCAGGCGGAGGGCCGCACCCCGTCGATGGTCGGCGCCGTGGTCCGGGACGGACGGACGGTCTGGACCGGGGCCCGCAGCATGATCGACGGTCATGCGCCGGACGAGGACGTCCAGTACCGGATCGGGTCGATCACCAAGACCTTCGTCGCGGTGCTGGTGCTGCGGCTGCGCGACGAGGGCGCGCTGGAGCTGACCGACCCGCTGGAGCGCCATCTGCCCGGCACCGGGAAGACCGTCGGCCGGCTGACGGTCGGCCAGCTGCTCTCGCACACCTCGGGCCTGGCGGCCGAGACGCCGCCGCCCTGGTGGGAGCGCACCCCCGGCTCGCTGCGCCCGGGGCTGGCGGACATCCTCGGCGAGCCGCCGGTCCGGCATCCGGCGGGCACCAGGTTCCACTACTCCAACTCGGGCTTCGCCCTGCTCGGCGCGCTGGTCGAGCAGGTGCGCGGCGAGCCCTGGAGCACGGTGCTGAAGCGCGAGGTACTGGCGCCGCTGGGCCTGACCCGGACCACCACCGCGCCCGAGGCTCCGCACGCGGGCGGCTTCGCGGTGCACCCCTGGGCGGACGTCATGACCGCCGAGCCGCTGGAGGAGACCGGGCTGATGGCCCCGGCCGGGCAGCTCTGGTCCACCGCCGCCGACCTGGCCCGCTGGGCCGCGTTCCTGACGGCCGGCGACGAGAAGGTGCTCCGTCCGGCGACGGTGGCCGAGATGCGCCGACCACTGGCTCCGCCGGAGCACGGCGACTCCACCGAGGGCTACGGCCTGGGGCTGCAACTGCGGAGCCAGGACGGGCGGTTGCTGTTCGGGCACGGCGGCTCGATGCCGGGCTTCCTGGCCGGCCTGTGGATCAGTGCGGCGGACGGCCTCGCCGCCGTGGTCCTGACCAACACCACCTCCGGCGCGGCGCCCGCCTCGGTCGCGGCCGACCTGATCCGGATCGTCGCGGAGCGCGAGCCCGGCTTCCCGCAGCCCTGGCGCCCGCTGCCGGAGACCGAGGCCGACCCGGAGCTGCTGGCACTGACCGGCCCCTGGTACTGGGGGCCCTCGGCGATGGTGCTGCGGATCCTGCCGGGCCGCGAACTGGCCCTGGAGGCAGTGGGCGCGACCGACGGCGGCATGCGCTTCCACCCCGAGTCGGACGGCACCTGGACCGGGCTGAACGGCTACTACGCGGGCGAGACGCTGCGCGTGCTCCGCGACCCGGACGGCGGGGTGAGCCATCTCGACATCGGCAGCTTCGTCCTCACCCGCGTGCCCTACGCCCCGGCCGCACCGGTCCCCGGCGCCCTCGACCCGCGCGGCTGGCACGCGGGCTGA
- a CDS encoding NADPH-dependent F420 reductase, with protein MKIAVIGTGGVGRTLAGKLEALGHKVTIGTRDIAATLARDTPDQLGTPPFAGWHADRPEIGLATFADAAAASELVVNATSGLASLEALSAAGAANLAGQVLVDVANPLDYSQGFPPGLDPVDSDSLGERIQRAFPETRVVKTLCTVNTKVMVDPGRVGGGDHTIFLSGDDAPAKALVGALLAAMGWNDIIDLGGIRTARGQEMLMRNWLNLLTTLGTADFNIKVVR; from the coding sequence ATGAAGATCGCAGTTATCGGCACCGGCGGCGTGGGGCGGACGCTGGCCGGGAAACTCGAAGCGCTCGGGCACAAGGTCACCATCGGCACCCGTGACATCGCCGCCACCCTGGCCAGGGACACTCCGGACCAGTTGGGCACTCCGCCGTTCGCCGGCTGGCACGCGGACCGGCCCGAGATCGGACTGGCGACCTTCGCCGACGCCGCCGCCGCCAGCGAACTGGTCGTCAACGCCACCTCGGGGCTCGCCTCGCTGGAGGCCCTGTCCGCAGCGGGCGCGGCCAACCTGGCCGGCCAGGTGCTGGTGGACGTGGCCAACCCGCTCGACTACTCGCAGGGCTTCCCGCCGGGACTGGACCCCGTCGACAGCGACAGCCTGGGTGAGCGGATCCAGCGGGCCTTCCCGGAGACCCGGGTGGTCAAGACGCTGTGCACGGTGAACACCAAGGTGATGGTGGACCCGGGCCGGGTCGGCGGCGGGGATCACACGATCTTCCTCAGCGGGGACGACGCCCCGGCGAAGGCACTGGTCGGCGCGCTGCTGGCAGCCATGGGCTGGAACGACATCATCGATCTCGGCGGCATCAGGACCGCCCGGGGGCAGGAGATGCTGATGCGGAACTGGCTCAACCTCCTCACCACGCTGGGCACCGCCGACTTCAACATCAAGGTCGTCCGCTGA